One segment of Thermoanaerobaculia bacterium DNA contains the following:
- a CDS encoding GGDEF domain-containing protein: DVDEFKAVNDRFGHDVGDEVLREVGRRLREACRAGDTVARIGGEEFALILTRTSAEGAMVVAERTRALISDSPIAVSAGDLSVTVSAGVSSVGGEVGFDSQEMYRSADEALYASKREGRNRVTLRRSRRPSNPPA, translated from the coding sequence GACGTGGACGAGTTCAAGGCCGTCAACGACCGTTTCGGGCACGACGTGGGGGACGAGGTCCTGCGGGAGGTCGGACGGCGGCTGCGCGAGGCCTGCCGGGCGGGGGACACGGTCGCGCGGATCGGCGGCGAGGAATTCGCGCTGATTCTCACCCGCACGTCCGCCGAGGGCGCGATGGTGGTCGCGGAGCGGACCCGGGCCCTGATTTCCGATTCACCGATCGCCGTTTCCGCAGGCGATCTCTCGGTCACCGTTTCCGCGGGAGTCTCCAGCGTCGGCGGGGAGGTCGGGTTCGACTCCCAGGAGATGTATCGCTCGGCGGACGAAGCCCTCTACGCCTCGAAACGGGAAGGCCGGAACAGGGTCACGCTCCGCCGTTCCCGGCGCCCGTCGAATCCCCCGGCCTGA